The genomic interval AGAACGTGCATGTCGCGGAGCTGTCGGCCGCGCTGGTGCGGCGCGGCGCCGAGGTCACCGTGTACACCCGGCGCGACGACCCGGCGCTGCCGGATCAGGTGGACACGCCCGACGGCTACCGGGTGGTGCACGTCCCGGCCGGACCGCCCGGCCCGCTGCCCAAGGACGAATTGCTCCCGTACATGGGCGAATTCGGGGAATGGCTGCGCGAGCGCTGGTTACAGGATCGGCCCGATGTCGCGCACGCGCATTTCTGGATGTCGGGGATCGCCGCCGAGCAGGCCGCGCGGCAACCAGCGGTACCCGTAGTGCAGACCTTCCATGCCCTCGGCGTGGTCAAGAAGCGCTATCAGGGGCAGGACGACACCAGCCCGGAGTGCCGCATCCGCGCCGAGCGCATGGTCGCGCAGAATGCCGCCCGGGTAGCGGCGACCTGCAGTGACGAGGTGTTCGAGCTGGCGCGGCTGGGACTGCCGACCACGCGGGCATCGGTGGTGCCCTGCGGGGTGGATCTGCGTCGTTTCGTTCCCGGCCCGCGGCCGGAGCGGGCCGCGGGCCACCGATTGCTCGCCGTCGGAAGGCTGGTGCCGCGCAAGGGTTTCGACACCGCCATCCTGGCGCTGCCCGAACTCCCCGGCGCCGAACTGCTCATCGCGGGCGGCTCACCCAGCGGCGGACTCGAGGACGACGCCGAGGCCGAGCGCCTGCGCGATATCGCGCGGCGGTGCGGCGTCGCCGACCGGGTGCGGCTGCTCGGCCCGGTGTCGCGCGACGACATGCCCGCCCTGATGCGCTCAGCCGACCTGGTGCTGTGCACGCCGTGGTACGAGCCGTTCGGCATGGTGGCGCTGGAGGCGATGGCCTGCGGCACGCCCGTGGTGGCCTCCGCCGTCGGCGGCCTGCTGGACACCGTGCTGGACGGAGTGACGGGACGCCTTGTGCCGCCGCGGGATTCGGACCGGCTGGCCGAGACGGTGGCGGAGATCCTCGCCGACGACGAGCAGCGCGCGGCCATGGGACACGCGGGACACCGCCGCGCCCGCTCGCGGTACTCCTGGGATCGCATCGCCGCCGACACCCTGCGCGTCTACCACAGCGTCCAGCCGACCGCCGTCCTACCCGACACCGTGGCGCGCACCGCCGTCGCCGGGCGGACCAAGTCGTGAAAGGCCGAGATATGAACAGCAGCTACACATTCCGCCGCGCGGTCGTCACCGGGTGCGCCGGATTCATCGGCGCGCACCTGTGCCGGGCGCTGCTGCGACGCGGCACGGCGGTCGTCGGGCTGGACAACTTCGCCACCGGCGACCCGGCCAATATCGAAGAGCTGGACGGCCATCCGAGTTTCCGGTTCCTGCGCTGCGACGTGACCGAACCGCTCCCCGAGATCGGGCCGGTCGACCTGGTCGCGCATCTGGCCTCCCCCGCCTCCCCCGTCCACTACGCCCGCCTCGGGGTGCAGACGCTGAAGGCGGGCGCGGACGGCACGGCGGCGGCGCTCGAGCTGGCCCGCCGCCACGGCGCCCGCCTGCTGCTCGCCTCGACCAGCGAGGTCTACGGCGACCCCGCCGAACACCCGCAGCGCGAAAACTATTGGGGCAACGTCAATCCCGTGGGCCCGCGCAGCGTCTACGACGAGGCGAAACGGTACGCCGAAGCGCTGGTGTCGGCGTATCGCCGCGAGGGTCTGGCCGACACCACCATCGCCCGGATCTTCAACACCTACGGACCGGGCATGCGCGCCGACGACGGCCGCATGGTGCCCGCCTTCATCGAGCAGGTGCTGGACCGGAAACCGTTGACCATCAACGGCGACGGCGAACAGACCCGCTCGCTGTGCTACGTCGACGACACGGTTCGCGGACTGCTCGCCCTGGCCGAATCCGGGCATCCGGGCCCGATGAACATCGGCAATCCGGAGGAGATGACGGTCAACGAGATCGCCGCGCTCATCCAGCGACTCGGCCGCGGCCGCTCCCCGATCCGGCGGCTCGACATCCCGATCGACGATCCGCGCCGACGATGCCCCGACATCGGCCTCGCCCGTGCGGAATTGGGCTGGGAGCCCACGGTCGACGCGGCGGAGGGACTGCGGCGGACGCTGTCGTGGTTCGCCGAGCGCCGGGAACGGACGTCGTTTACCGCGGTAACCGCCGGGTAGATCGCCGGTGGGCACGGCCCCTGCTAGCACCCACGGGAGGTGTTCGATGCGTGTACTGGGAATCAATGCCATATTTCACGATTCGGCGGCGGCGGTCGTCGTCGACGGCAAGATCGTGGCGGCCGCCGAGGAGGAACGGTTCAGCCGTCGCAAACACGGCAAACGCCCGGTGCCGTTCTCCGCGTGGGAGCAGCCCGCGCAGGCGGCGGCGTGGTGCCTCGCCGAGGCGGGCCTGACGCCCGGCGAGATCGACGCCGTCGGCTACTCCTACGACCCGAGCCAGGTGGATTACGGTCTGGGCGGGCTGGATCCGAGCTGGGAGCCGTTGCGCACCCAGTACGCCGAACGCGCCCCGCACTTCCTCGCGACGGCGCTGCCCGGACTCGACCCCGGGAAGGTGCGGTTCGTGCGGCACCACGTCGCGCACGCGGCGTCCTGCGGGCTGGCCGCGCCGTTCGGCGACGCCGCGGTGCTGACCCTGGACGGCCGCGGCGAGTCGACCTCGATGCTGGCGGGCGAATACCGCGACGGCAAGCTCGACGTGCTGGCCACCCAGTCGCTGCCGCATTCGCTCGGCCTGATGTACGAGGACCTGACCACCCATCTCGGCTTCGCGCGCTCGAGCGACGAGTACAAGGTCATGGCGCTGGCGTCGTACGGAACGCCGCGCTTTCTGAACACGCTGCGCGACAAGGTGTTCAGCACCGGAGACGGCGGATTCCGCACCGAGCCGATCGACTGGGACGACCTCGCGCCGCGGCGGGCCCCGGACGAACCGATGCGGCCCGAGCACGCCGACCTCGCGGCGTCGGTACAACTGCGCCTGCAGGAGGTGCTGCTGGAATTGTGCGGCTGGCTGCACTCGGCCACGTCGGCGGACAAACTCACCCTCGCGGGCGGCATCGCGCTCAACTGCGTCGCCAACACCGCGCTCTACGACGCCGGGCCGTTCGACGACGTCTGGGTGCAACCCGCCGCGGGCGACTCGGGTACGGCCCTGGGTGCGGCGCTGACCATCGCCGCCGAGGCGGGTGAGGCGATCGACCCGATGACCACCGCCGCACTCGGCCGCGGCTTCTCCGACGCCGAGATCGAGAAAACGTTGCGCGAGGCGCACATTCGCTACGAGCGGCCCGCCGATCTCGCGGGCACGGTCGCGGATGCGCTCGCCCGCAACGACATCGTCGCGTGGTTCCAGGGCCGGGCCGAATTCGGTCCGCGCGCACTCGGATACCGGTCGCTGCTCGCGCATCCGGGTTACGCGGCGAATCTGGAGCGGCTCAACGCCGTCAAGGGCCGGGAGCAGTTCCGGCCGGTCGCGCCCATGGTGCTCGCCGAGCGGGCGGCGGAGATCTTCGGCCGCGGACCGCTGCCCAGCCCGTACATGCTGTTCGTGCACGACGTCGATCCGGCGTGGCGCGACCGGCTGCCCGCGGTGACCCATGTCGACGGCACGGCCCGCATCCAGACCGTCGACCGGGCCGGCCATCCGCTGCTCGCCGACACCATCGGCCGGTTCGGCGACCGCACCGGGCTGCCCGTCGTGGTGAACACCAGCCTCAACACCGCGGGCCGTCCGATGGTCGATTCGCCGCGCGACGCACTCGAGTGTTTCGGCTCCGCGCCGATCGACCTGCTCGCCATCGGTCCGTTCGTGGTTCGGCGGTAACCCATGGCGAGCGCGGCACTCGATTACACGATCGTGATCCCCACCATCGGGCGCGCGGGGCTGACGGCGGTGCTCCGCGCCGTCGACCGGTCCCAGGGGCCGGCGCCCGCGGAGATCGTCGTCGTGGACGACCGCCCCCCGGACCGGGCCGGGCCGGACGCTCCACTTCCGTTGCCCGACGTGGGCATTCCGCTGCGCGTCGTGCGGTCCGGGGGCCGCGGTCCGGCCGCCGCCCGCAATGTCGGCTGGCGGTCGGCGCATTCGGAATGGATCGTGTTCCTCGACGACGACGTGGTGCCCGCGGCGGACTGGCGCACGCGCCTGGCCGACGACCTGACGCCGCTGCCGCCCGACGCCGCCGGATCCCAGGCCCGGATCTGGGTGCCGCTGCCCGCCGGTCGGCTGCCCACCGACGCCGAACGCGGCACCGCCGCACTGGCCACCTCGCGCTGGATCACCGCGGACATGGCGTACCGCCGGGCGGTGCTCGCCGAGGTCGGCGGCTTCGACGAGCGGTTCCGGCGGGCCTACCGCGAGGACTCCGATCTCGCGCTGCGCATCGTGCGGACCGGCAGGCACATCGCCGCCGGCGCCCGCGTCACCACCCACCCGCCCGCGACGGGTTCGCTGCTGTCCTCGCTGCGCGCGCAGGCGGGCAACGCCGACAACGCGCTGCTGCGGAACAAGTTCGGGCCGACCTGGCGGCAACAGATCGGCGAGGGCGGCGGGCGGCTGAGGCGGCACGCGGCCGTCACAGCGGCCGGGCTGGCGGCGGTGGCCTGCACGCTGCTCCGCCGGCGCGGACCGGCCGCCGCGGCCACCGCGCTGTGGCTCACGGGCACCACCGAATTCGCCGCGCGGCGCATTGCCGCAGGGCCGCGCACCCTGCCGGAGATCACCGCGATGGTGGTGACCAGTGTGCTGATTCCGCCCGCGGCATGCTGGCATCGGCTGCGCGGCGAGTGGCAGGTCGCGCGCCGGGCGCGCCGCCCGCGGCCGGTCGCCACGCCGCCGCTGGCACTGCTGTTCGACCGCGACGACACCCTTATCGTCGATGTCCCCTATCTGTCGGATCCCGCACTGGTGCAGCCGGTTCCGCGCTCGCGGCAGGTGCTGGACCGGCTGCGGGCGGCCGGGGTGCGGCTCGGTGTGGTGAGCAACCAGTCCGGTGTGGCGCGGGCGCTGATCTCCCCGGAACAGCTGCGGGCGGTGATGGATCGGGTGGAGGAACTGCTCGGCCCGTTCGACACCTGGCAGTTCTGCCCGCACCACGCCGACGACGACTGTGCCTGCCGCAAACCGAAACCCGGCCTGGTGACCGCGGCCGCGGCGGCGCTCGGGGTTCCCCCGCAGCGGTGCGTGGTCGTCGGCGACATCGGCGCGGACGTCGAGGCGGCGCTCGCCGCGGGCGCCCGCGCCATCCTGGTGCCGACGGCGAAGACGTTGCCGGAGGAGATCATTCGCGCCAAGTCGGCCGCGCTGGTCGCCCCCGACCTGGAATCGGCCGTCGAACTGGCGCTGGCGGGTGCGCGATGAGGCCCGGGCGGGTGCTGGCGGCGCGACTCGACAGCGCCGGAGACGTCCTGCTGTGCGGACCGGCGGTGCGCGCCCTCGCCCGGCACGCGGGCCCGGTCGTGTTCCTGTGCGGGCCTCGCGGGCGGGCGGCCGCCGAACTACTGCCCGGCGTCGCGGAGATCGTCGAATACCACGCGCCCTGGGTGGATCTCGAGCCGCCGGAACTGACCGAGGAGGCGATCACGGCGCTGATCGACCGGCTGCGCGCGCTGGACCTGGACGAAGCGGTGGTGTTCACCTCGTTCCACCAGTCCCCGCTGCCGCTGGCGCTGGTGCTGCGGATGGCCGGGGTGCGGCGTATCTCGGCGATCAGCGTGGACTATCCGGGCTCGCTGCTGGACGTGCGTCATCTGGTCGACGACGACATTCCCGAGCCCGAGCGCGCGTTGTCGCTGGCCGCCGCCGCGGGCTTCACCCCCGATCCGCAAGACGACGGACGGCTGCGAATTCGCCCGGCACTGCCCGATATTCGCGGCTTGGCGGGCGAACCCGGCTATGTCGTGCTGCATCCCGGCGCGGCGGTGCCCGCGCGGCGGATGTCGGCCGCGCGCAGCCGGTCGGCCGCCGCCGCGCTCGTCGCCGCCGGGCACCGCGTCCTCGTCACCGGCGCGCCGTCGGAACGGGAACTCACCGCCGAGGTCGCGGGCGCCGACGCCACCGATCTCGGCGGAAAGACCGATTTCGCGACCCTCGCGGCGGTGATGCGGCAGGCCCGCGCCGTGGTGGCGCCCAACACCGGCCCCGCCCATGTCGCGGCCGCGGTCGGGACGCCGGTCGTCTCGCTGTTCGCACCGGTCGTACCGGCCGCGCGCTGGGCGCCCTACGGCGTGCCGCACGTGCTGCTCGGCGACCAGCAGGCGGCCTGCGCGGGCAGCCGCGCCCGGGTCTGCCCCGTTCGCGGCCACCCCTGCCTCGACGGCATCTCCGATGACGAAATCGTCTCCGCCGTCAGGCGTTTGACGCGCACCCGAGGAAAGGACAGGACGCCATGACCGAATCCGGAGCCCCACCCGACACCACCGGCGGCGGCAGGCCCGCCGACTCGATCCGCGCCCATTTCGCCTCGCTCGCCACCGCGCTGGACGACAACGCGCACGTGGCCCCGCGCGTGCGGCGCTGGGGCGAGCAGCTCGCCGATATCTATGCCCGCGACGGGCGGCTGCTGGCGTGCGGGCACGGCGGCAGCGCCGCGGAGGCGCAGCACCTGACGGGCGAACTGGTCGGCAGATTCCGCGACGAACGCCGCCCGCTGTCGGCCATCGCCCTGCACGCCGACACCTCGGCGGGCACGGCGATCGTCAACGACTACGGCGCCGAACAGCTCTACGCCCGGCAGGTCGTCGCGCACGGCCGCCCGGGTGACGTGCTGATGCTGTTCTCCACCAGCGGCACCAGTCCCGCGGTGGTCGCCGCCGCCAAGGCCGCGGCCGACGTGGGCGTGCTCACCTGGGCGGTCACCGGACCCGCGCCCAATCCGCTGTCGTCGCTGTGCGACGACGCCATCGCCGTCGACGCGCCCAGCGTCGCCACGGTGCAGGAAATGCATCTGGTGCTCATCCACTCGCTGTGCGACGCGCTCGACACGGTCTTGGCGGTGACGCCGTGAGCCGGCCGCTGGTGATCGTCGGTGACACCCTGCTGGATGTCGATATCGACGGCACGGCACGGCGGTTGTGCCCCGAGGCGCCGGTGCCGGTCCTGGACGAGTCGCACCGGTCCGAGCGCCCGGGCGGCGCGGGGCTGGCCGCGATCCTGGCGCGCCGGGCTGCCGTCGAGCGCGTCGTACTGATCACCGCGCTCGGTACGGACGCGGCCGCCGATCGGTTGCGCGAGCTGCTGGCCCCGCAGGTCACCGTGCTGGCGCTGCCGCTGGTCGGCGACACCGTGTGCAAGACCAGGGCGCGCGCCGACGGCCAGTCGATCGTGCGCATCGACTCCGGCGACGGGCATGCCGCGGCACTGCCGCTCACCGACGAGATCCGTTGGGCGCTGCGCAATTCCAGCGCCGTTCTGGTGGCCGACTACGGCCGCGGCGTGGTGGCGAACCCCGAATTGCGCGAGTTGCTCGCCGACGCGGCCACCCGGGTGCCCGTCGTCTGGGACCCGC from Nocardia wallacei carries:
- a CDS encoding glycosyltransferase; protein product: MKISMVSEHASPLAAIGGVDAGGQNVHVAELSAALVRRGAEVTVYTRRDDPALPDQVDTPDGYRVVHVPAGPPGPLPKDELLPYMGEFGEWLRERWLQDRPDVAHAHFWMSGIAAEQAARQPAVPVVQTFHALGVVKKRYQGQDDTSPECRIRAERMVAQNAARVAATCSDEVFELARLGLPTTRASVVPCGVDLRRFVPGPRPERAAGHRLLAVGRLVPRKGFDTAILALPELPGAELLIAGGSPSGGLEDDAEAERLRDIARRCGVADRVRLLGPVSRDDMPALMRSADLVLCTPWYEPFGMVALEAMACGTPVVASAVGGLLDTVLDGVTGRLVPPRDSDRLAETVAEILADDEQRAAMGHAGHRRARSRYSWDRIAADTLRVYHSVQPTAVLPDTVARTAVAGRTKS
- a CDS encoding NAD-dependent epimerase/dehydratase family protein; this translates as MNSSYTFRRAVVTGCAGFIGAHLCRALLRRGTAVVGLDNFATGDPANIEELDGHPSFRFLRCDVTEPLPEIGPVDLVAHLASPASPVHYARLGVQTLKAGADGTAAALELARRHGARLLLASTSEVYGDPAEHPQRENYWGNVNPVGPRSVYDEAKRYAEALVSAYRREGLADTTIARIFNTYGPGMRADDGRMVPAFIEQVLDRKPLTINGDGEQTRSLCYVDDTVRGLLALAESGHPGPMNIGNPEEMTVNEIAALIQRLGRGRSPIRRLDIPIDDPRRRCPDIGLARAELGWEPTVDAAEGLRRTLSWFAERRERTSFTAVTAG
- a CDS encoding carbamoyltransferase family protein, whose translation is MRVLGINAIFHDSAAAVVVDGKIVAAAEEERFSRRKHGKRPVPFSAWEQPAQAAAWCLAEAGLTPGEIDAVGYSYDPSQVDYGLGGLDPSWEPLRTQYAERAPHFLATALPGLDPGKVRFVRHHVAHAASCGLAAPFGDAAVLTLDGRGESTSMLAGEYRDGKLDVLATQSLPHSLGLMYEDLTTHLGFARSSDEYKVMALASYGTPRFLNTLRDKVFSTGDGGFRTEPIDWDDLAPRRAPDEPMRPEHADLAASVQLRLQEVLLELCGWLHSATSADKLTLAGGIALNCVANTALYDAGPFDDVWVQPAAGDSGTALGAALTIAAEAGEAIDPMTTAALGRGFSDAEIEKTLREAHIRYERPADLAGTVADALARNDIVAWFQGRAEFGPRALGYRSLLAHPGYAANLERLNAVKGREQFRPVAPMVLAERAAEIFGRGPLPSPYMLFVHDVDPAWRDRLPAVTHVDGTARIQTVDRAGHPLLADTIGRFGDRTGLPVVVNTSLNTAGRPMVDSPRDALECFGSAPIDLLAIGPFVVRR
- a CDS encoding HAD-IIIA family hydrolase — its product is MASAALDYTIVIPTIGRAGLTAVLRAVDRSQGPAPAEIVVVDDRPPDRAGPDAPLPLPDVGIPLRVVRSGGRGPAAARNVGWRSAHSEWIVFLDDDVVPAADWRTRLADDLTPLPPDAAGSQARIWVPLPAGRLPTDAERGTAALATSRWITADMAYRRAVLAEVGGFDERFRRAYREDSDLALRIVRTGRHIAAGARVTTHPPATGSLLSSLRAQAGNADNALLRNKFGPTWRQQIGEGGGRLRRHAAVTAAGLAAVACTLLRRRGPAAAATALWLTGTTEFAARRIAAGPRTLPEITAMVVTSVLIPPAACWHRLRGEWQVARRARRPRPVATPPLALLFDRDDTLIVDVPYLSDPALVQPVPRSRQVLDRLRAAGVRLGVVSNQSGVARALISPEQLRAVMDRVEELLGPFDTWQFCPHHADDDCACRKPKPGLVTAAAAALGVPPQRCVVVGDIGADVEAALAAGARAILVPTAKTLPEEIIRAKSAALVAPDLESAVELALAGAR
- a CDS encoding glycosyltransferase family 9 protein codes for the protein MRPGRVLAARLDSAGDVLLCGPAVRALARHAGPVVFLCGPRGRAAAELLPGVAEIVEYHAPWVDLEPPELTEEAITALIDRLRALDLDEAVVFTSFHQSPLPLALVLRMAGVRRISAISVDYPGSLLDVRHLVDDDIPEPERALSLAAAAGFTPDPQDDGRLRIRPALPDIRGLAGEPGYVVLHPGAAVPARRMSAARSRSAAAALVAAGHRVLVTGAPSERELTAEVAGADATDLGGKTDFATLAAVMRQARAVVAPNTGPAHVAAAVGTPVVSLFAPVVPAARWAPYGVPHVLLGDQQAACAGSRARVCPVRGHPCLDGISDDEIVSAVRRLTRTRGKDRTP
- a CDS encoding D-sedoheptulose-7-phosphate isomerase, which gives rise to MTESGAPPDTTGGGRPADSIRAHFASLATALDDNAHVAPRVRRWGEQLADIYARDGRLLACGHGGSAAEAQHLTGELVGRFRDERRPLSAIALHADTSAGTAIVNDYGAEQLYARQVVAHGRPGDVLMLFSTSGTSPAVVAAAKAAADVGVLTWAVTGPAPNPLSSLCDDAIAVDAPSVATVQEMHLVLIHSLCDALDTVLAVTP